TTATTACATATATGGAAGAAGAATCATATATAAATACAAACCTTTCCAAGGACGATAAGTTTAACAAATTAAGTAATGATAATCAGCAGTTAGTGGTTAATACTGAATTAAGTTGTAAAGTTTTGATAGATGCAATTGATAAGTATGAGCAAGCTGTTAAACAATGTATTGACCCAGAAATCAGCCGTGAAGAAACTATTTTAATAGTATCGGCTTTGATTAAAAAAATGGCGAATTCTCTACCCAGCTATCTTGAAGAAGAGCCAGGGATGAAACAGGGAATAATCTCTTTAATTCAAGAGATGCGAGAAAAAGGTCTTCAAATGAATAACCCTTTAAAAGAGCAATTCATTAAGTTTCTTGTTAGGATAAGAACTATAATTCAACCAAGTCTCACCAAAAGTTTTTCATTTATAAGGTTTAGGAGAAACTGACGTACTTGAGCAGTTCACTGGGCTTGAACTGTTCGTGGGAAGCATGATATCCAATTTTTGCCATAAAGGTTTCTCCGTCGTAATCTACTTAAAGCCGAGCTTGAGAGTTTGCAATCCACCGATACCGAAAAATTTCCCCTGCTAACAATTTCAGGAGTTCAGCAATTTTCCTCATCCCTCCTTGTAGGTAAAGCTGCACTCGCGCCCGTCATCAAATTGTGGAAACGCGCGTTCTGGCGTCTCTACTAACGCATACGATGGGTTAATCAAAAATGGGGGAGCATCTATGCGAAAGCCAGACACGCCAAGTTGCAGCCAGAAGCCGATGATTTTACGAATTTCTTCGCGTACCGCAGAGTTAGCAATATTTAAGCCTGGCTGTTCTTTGTAAAAGTGATGCAGATAGTAAGACCTCACCTGTTCGTCGTACTCCCAAATGCTCTCTTCCGCGTAATACAGGCTTGGTTGCACCTTTGTGATTACTTACAAAAACTAGGGGGGGGTAAGGGTATAAGGGTGTGTTAGCGTTCGCGCAGCGTGTCCCCTTGGGACGAGAGCGAGCCGTAGGCTGGGGGTAAGGCAAAGAATTCTTTTTTAACTCCTGCATTCAAAACACATTCTACCCCTACACCCCTACACCCCTACACTCCTTTGAAAGCGGTTTTCAAATAAATGAACCACATAACCAAAATTGAAAGCCCTGTCCAGACGTAGCATGCACTTTCATTGCAATGTGGTCTATTGAAATGCAAACGGCTGTAACGAGAAGTCACATAGATGGAGTCTATGGGCGAAATGCAATATTCTCAGAAAAAACCCAAAGAATCCCCACACTCAGGAGTAAACAAACAATTCCTGCTACACCCGCAAGGGGTTTTTTATTCTTACCTGTTATTAAGTCCGAGACGTTACCCGTGTAATGAATGAGATCTGCTGTGTCTAAAGTGGCGATCGCCCAAACCCATCCGGCATGGAGTCCCCAAGCTAAGGCTATACTACCTTCATCGACAAACCGTGCTAGTACCAACACCATTCCCATAAACCAAAGTCCAGGCAATTGTGGTGTCGTTTCTGTTTGCTCCCAAACCAAGTGTAGAAACGCAAAAATCAAACTAGAGATGAGCGCTGCTACCCAAATAGAATAATCCTTGTTTAGTTCAGTAAACACAAACCCGCGAAAAACTAACTCCTCAATACCACCTACAAACAACGCCACTAATAAGATAGGTAGCAACACAGGTTGCATAAGCTTGATATTCGACCATTGAAAACAGCACCATCCCAACCACAATTGCCCCCAAAAGACCACTGCTATGCTCAAGACTCCCAAGGCTAAACCCAGTATTAAAGAATATAGTGTTGAAATGTTTCCAATAAAGCCGTAATCTGAGAAAGGTTTGTCAGTTAGCCAACTAGCTCCCCATAAAATGAAGGGGGCTAACAGGTACAGAGATATCAGTAAAGGTAATTTTTGTTCTGGCTGCAAAGGTTTAGAGAGTTGCCAATTCAGGGCAAATGCTGTTAATGCTGATATTGGCAACCAGCAGCCCACCCAAACAATAAAAAAAGCCATTACAACAATGAATACTGGTGCATCTTTTAAAGATGACAGTAAGAAGTTGGCTGATGGCTCAAATAACGATATAAAATCACGTAAAAAAAGACGATAGACTTGTTGCATAGTAGATTTCAGGCTTGGCAAGAGAAAAGGTTTCTTGATTTGTAGCAGTTTTAGAACAGGGATAGCAGTGTTATCACTTCTTTTGCAACTGCCTCAAGTCTTGCTGACCATTAGCTTTTCTCTATTTTTAATCCAGCTTGTACCAAAATTAGTGAATTATGCAAAATGTCTCATCGTATTTTTGAGCTTAAAGAAATTTAAAAGCTTTTACTCTAGACGTAGGGACAAGTTATAAGGCTTTTACCTTAAACTTGTCTCTACTATAAGAAAACTTTACTCCTCCTCTTCTTCGTATTCGTCTTCGTCTTCTAGGTCTTCCTCGTCTTCGAGATCCTCATCGATTTCTAAATCTTCATCATGCTGGAGTAGCTTTTTATCACTATCAACTTGAATTAAGTGAATATGCTTGTATCCCAGCTTAATTTCAAACTCATCACCTGGCTTTAAGCCCATTGCTTTGGTGTAAGTTGCACCAATAACAATTTGACCGTTTTGATGGACACTTACCCGATAGGTCGGTTCACGTCCACGACCATCTTTAGGTGCTTCTGGACTTAGGGGAATTCCCCTAGCCGATAGCAAAGCGTCATAAAAATCGGTAAGATTGACACGAACTTGGTTATTTTTAGTAACTGTATAGTAACCACACTGCTTGGCTCTTTCGCGCCGTGGTAAATTAGAAAGTTCTTTTACTTTAGCTAGCAGTGCTTTTCCAGTTAATGGTGCGGTAGCGGTTTCAGTCATTACGCTCTAAATATCCTCACTCTCTCCAAACAAATAAACAAATTGTCTTTTGCCAGTACTTGGCTTCTTAACATCTGCACGCAGTTACTTAAGACTCTAAAATCAAGGGCTGATTCCTCCAAATAGAAGAGCCATAAGAGCATCTGTTATGGTTCCCCACAACAAATTCCAGTTCTAGTTGTCACAGGCATTAATTTTGGTAATTTTACGGCA
The sequence above is a segment of the Mastigocladopsis repens PCC 10914 genome. Coding sequences within it:
- a CDS encoding AbrB family transcriptional regulator; translation: MTETATAPLTGKALLAKVKELSNLPRRERAKQCGYYTVTKNNQVRVNLTDFYDALLSARGIPLSPEAPKDGRGREPTYRVSVHQNGQIVIGATYTKAMGLKPGDEFEIKLGYKHIHLIQVDSDKKLLQHDEDLEIDEDLEDEEDLEDEDEYEEEEE
- a CDS encoding CPBP family intramembrane glutamic endopeptidase produces the protein MQQVYRLFLRDFISLFEPSANFLLSSLKDAPVFIVVMAFFIVWVGCWLPISALTAFALNWQLSKPLQPEQKLPLLISLYLLAPFILWGASWLTDKPFSDYGFIGNISTLYSLILGLALGVLSIAVVFWGQLWLGWCCFQWSNIKLMQPVLLPILLVALFVGGIEELVFRGFVFTELNKDYSIWVAALISSLIFAFLHLVWEQTETTPQLPGLWFMGMVLVLARFVDEGSIALAWGLHAGWVWAIATLDTADLIHYTGNVSDLITGKNKKPLAGVAGIVCLLLSVGILWVFSENIAFRP
- a CDS encoding alpha-amylase family glycosyl hydrolase, whose product is MQPSLYYAEESIWEYDEQVRSYYLHHFYKEQPGLNIANSAVREEIRKIIGFWLQLGVSGFRIDAPPFLINPSYALVETPERAFPQFDDGRECSFTYKEG